One Methylocystis iwaonis genomic window, ACCAGCACCCGCGCCGCCTTGAGCTTCTGCTGGCCCGGCCCGCCGATTTCGCGCAAAACAAGATGGCGGGCGTAGCGTTCGATCTCCTCCGGCGAGAGGCTCATTCTGTCTTCCTGTAACGGCGCTTGCATAACGCGCCAGCTCGGCGATGCTGCGTTCCGTCGCCGATTCGCTCGGCACAGCAGGCGGTCCTTTTCATGACCATAACCTCTTCGTCGCCCGCCCTCCAACAGGCGGATTACGAGGCGCTGGAATCGGCGCTCATGGCGACGGCGCGCGGCCGCTTATTCCTCGCTGAATATGCGCGGCGCGCGCGCGGGTCGGACAACGCCCGTCTGCTGGCGGCGATCGACCGGCTGGGGGCGCGGCTCGACGCGCAAGCCGGCGCGATTGCGGGTTTGGCCGGGGAGGCCGTTGAGGGCGACGGCCCTGATGGGGAAACTACGGCGCACGCAGAACAATGCGCGCCCGTTATCGCCGCTCCTCGACCCGAACAGACGTCCCCCGCCGACGACCCGCGCCTCGGGGCGCTATCACGGCTGGACGGTCTGCCCCTTGTCGACCGCCTCGCGCTGTTCTCCTGACTTCTTCAGGGCCGCGAGACCGACCGCGCCGAGCGACGCCGCGCCGCGCGCATAGGCAATATTGTCCAGAAACTCGCGGGCGCAATTTTCCCAGGTAAAGGAACACGCATAGGCGTGGGCCGCCTCACGCGGGATGTCGAGCGCGGCCAGCGCCGCCGCGCGCAGATCCTCGTCCAATACGCCGACATTGCTGCCGCCCACCACATCGAGCGGCCCCATCACCGGATAGGCCGCCACCGGCAGGCCGCAGGCGAGCGCCTCCAGCAGCACAATGCCGAACGTGTCGGTGCGGCTGGGGAAGACAAAGACGTCGGAAGACGCGTAAAGCGCGGCCAGCTCGGAAGGCGTCTTGAAGCCGAGGAAACGCGCGTCAGGGAATCGGGCCTCCAGCGCCGCGCGGTCGGGGCCGTCGCCGGCGATGAGCTTCGTTCCCGGCAGATCGAGCGCGAGGAAGGCCTCGACGTTCTTCTCCACGGCCAAGCGCCCGGCATAGAGGAAAATCGGCCGGGGGAAATCGAGCGGGATTTTCGCTGTCGGCGTGAAGATCGAATGGTCGACGCCGCGCGACCAGCGCAGCAGGCGGCGAAACCCGCGCGCGTCGAGTTCGCGCGCCAGGCTCGGCGTCGCGACCATCACGCCGGCGCCGGCGTTATGGAAGCGGCGTAGCGCGGCATAGGCTAGGCCCACCGGCAGGCCGGTGCGCGCATGGATATATTCGGGGAAGCGCGTGTGGAAGCTCGTCGTGAAGACGCGCTTGTCCCGCAGGCACACGGCCCGCGCCGCAAGGCCGATGGGGCCTTCGGTCGCGATATGGATATGGTCGTAGCCCTCGGCCAACCGGCGGCGCACGGCGCGGGGCGTCGCCAGTGCGAGCGATATCTCGCGATAGGTCGGCATGGGAAA contains:
- a CDS encoding glycosyltransferase family 4 protein; this translates as MRILVATDAWRPQVNGVVRSLESIAQAAPPLGAEIDFLTPRDFNSFPMPTYREISLALATPRAVRRRLAEGYDHIHIATEGPIGLAARAVCLRDKRVFTTSFHTRFPEYIHARTGLPVGLAYAALRRFHNAGAGVMVATPSLARELDARGFRRLLRWSRGVDHSIFTPTAKIPLDFPRPIFLYAGRLAVEKNVEAFLALDLPGTKLIAGDGPDRAALEARFPDARFLGFKTPSELAALYASSDVFVFPSRTDTFGIVLLEALACGLPVAAYPVMGPLDVVGGSNVGVLDEDLRAAALAALDIPREAAHAYACSFTWENCAREFLDNIAYARGAASLGAVGLAALKKSGEQREAVDKGQTVQP